In the Ipomoea triloba cultivar NCNSP0323 chromosome 6, ASM357664v1 genome, one interval contains:
- the LOC116022073 gene encoding G-type lectin S-receptor-like serine/threonine-protein kinase SD2-5 — protein sequence MGSRGFLVSMFICLFLPKICMDSVPNKGRLKLGFKGSPTSWIDYSGTFLVSNNSNFRFGFQFTNNITFSLLVVMHQSTDTVVWSANRASPVLVSDYFLLDETGNAYLQSGGSTIWATNTGGRGVSAMELKDSGNLVLVGNDSSIIWQSFSHPVDTLLSNQEFIEGMKLVSSPNTNNLSYSLEIKSGDVLLSASFKPPQQYWAMGNDNRKTINKFGRSVVSATLDTNSWKFYDRSKALIWQFIFSENSDVNATWVAVLGEDGFLTFSVLGSERAETSPTKIPQDECGRPAACDPYFVCFEGVQCHCPSSLPSCKPGTASLCNKPESVELVEAGDSLGYSALGFTSPSSTTDLNGCKASCLKNCSCVAMFFDNRTEHCFLFNQIGSLQGSVSDGGFSSYIKDLSSSGNGRNGGNGGSGKKHSAVIMFSVIITVLVILGLVYTGFRYHKKKMKKLPESPEDSSEEDNFFQGLSGMPTRFTYKDLKDATNNFRDKLGHGGFGSVYLGVLRDGTQLAVKKLESISQGKKEFRAEVSIIGSIHHLHLVRLKGFCAEETHKLLAYEYMANGSLDSWLFRDNNEFLLDWDTRFSIALGTAKGLAYLHEECDVKIMHCDIKPENVLLDDHFHAKVSDFGLAKLMTREQSHVFTTLRGTRGYLAPEWIKNCAISEKSDVYSYGMVLLEIIGGRKNYDSSQSSEKFNFPTYAFKKMEEGKLKDIIDMKLRIDENDERVVRAIRVALWCIKEDMSLRPSMTKVVQMLEGLCPVFEPISEEGTSSGASAPPDYNTDTSMSAVLLSGPR from the coding sequence ATGGGTTCAAGGGGTTTCTTGGTTTCAATGTTCATATGCCTGTTTTTGCCCAAAATTTGTATGGACAGCGTTCCAAACAAAGGCAGGTTGAAACTGGGGTTCAAAGGGTCTCCGACGTCTTGGATAGACTATAGTGGAACGTTTCTGGTATCCAACAATTCGAATTTCAGATTCGGGTTCCAATTTACAAACAATATCACTTTCTCTCTGCTTGTGGTAATGCATCAGAGCACCGATACTGTGGTTTGGTCAGCTAATAGGGCCTCTCCAGTCCTGGTTTCTGATTACTTTTTGCTTGATGAAACTGGAAATGCCTATTTGCAAAGTGGTGGATCCACGATTTGGGCCACGAATACTGGTGGCAGAGGAGTTTCTGCAATGGAATTGAAGGACTCGGGGAATCTGGTTTTGGTGGGGAATGATAGTAGCATTATTTGGCAGAGTTTCAGCCATCCTGTGGATACTCTTCTGTCTAACCAGGAGTTTATTGAAGGGATGAAGCTTGTGAGCAGTCCAAACACCAATAACTTGAGTTACTCCCTTGAAATCAAGTCTGGTGATGTGTTACTTTCTGCAAGTTTCAAACCTCCACAGCAGTATTGGGCTATGGGGAATGACAACCGAAAGACCATAAATAAGTTTGGCAGATCCGTTGTTTCTGCTACCCTCGACACCAATTCTTGGAAATTTTATGATAGAAGCAAAGCCCTAATCTGGCAGTTCATTTTCTCGGAGAATTCTGATGTGAATGCTACATGGGTGGCAGTTTTAGGAGAGGATGGTTTTTTAACTTTCAGTGTTCTTGGAAGCGAAAGGGCTGAGACTTCCCCAACAAAAATACCGCAAGATGAGTGTGGCAGACCAGCAGCTTGTGATCcgtattttgtttgttttgaaggCGTCCAATGTCATTGCCCTTCATCGCTTCCGTCTTGCAAACCAGGGACTGCTTCGCTGTGCAATAAACCCGAGTCTGTAGAGCTTGTTGAGGCCGGTGATAGTCTTGGTTACTCTGCGCTCGGATTTACTTCGCCCTCTTCAACAACTGATTTGAACGGCTGCAAAGCCTCCTGCCTCAAGAATTGCTCGTGTGTTGCCATGTTCTTTGACAACAGAACCGAGCATTGTTTCCTGTTTAACCAAATAGGAAGCTTACAAGGATCAGTTAGTGATGGTGGGTTTAGTTCCTATATTAAAGACCTGAGTAGCAGTGGAAATGGAAGAAATGGTGGAAATGGAGGGAGTGGAAAGAAACACTCGGCTGTTATCATGTTTAGTGTCATTATAACAGTACTTGTTATCCTTGGCCTAGTTTATACAGGATTTCGTTATcacaagaagaaaatgaagaagttGCCCGAATCTCCCGAGGACAGTTCTGAAGAGGATAATTTCTTTCAGGGCTTATCAGGGATGCCTACTCGTTTTACCTACAAAGACCTTAAAGATGCTACTAATAACTTCAGAGATAAACTTGGACATGGTGGGTTTGGTTCAGTTTACCTAGGAGTTCTTCGCGATGGGACTCAGTTGGCAGTGAAAAAGTTGGAAAGCATCAGCCAGGGAAAGAAGGAATTCCGGGCTGAAGTTAGTATAATAGGCAGCATCCATCATCTCCATCTTGTGAGGCTTAAAGGCTTTTGTGCTGAAGAAACTCACAAGCTTCTTGCTTACGAGTACATGGCGAATGGATCCTTGGATAGCTGGCTTTTCAGGGATAACAATGAATTCTTGTTGGATTGGGACACGAGGTTTAGTATCGCACTGGGCACTGCTAAAGGTCTAGCTTATCTCCACGAGGAATGTGATGTAAAGATTATGCATTGTGACATTAAGCCTGAAAATGTGCTACTTGATGATCATTTCCATGCCAAAGTCTCAGATTTTGGTCTTGCTAAGCTTATGACTCGAGAGCAGAGCCATGTGTTCACCACACTAAGGGGAACTAGGGGATATCTTGCACCGGAATGGATAAAAAATTGTGCCATATCTGAGAAGAGCGATGTTTACAGCTACGGGATGGTGCTACTCGAGATAATCGGGGGCAGGAAAAACTATGACTCATCACAAAGTTCCGAGAAATTCAACTTCCCAACCTATGCTTTCAAGAAGATGGAAGAGGGGAAGTTGAAGGATATCATTGACATGAAACTTAGAATCGATGAGAACGATGAGAGGGTCGTGAGAGCTATCAGAGTCGCCTTATGGTGCATAAAGGAAGACATGTCCCTCAGACCTTCCATGACAAAGGTAGTCCAAATGCTTGAAGGCCTCTGCCCTGTATTTGAACCTATAAGTGAGGAGGGCACTTCATCTGGGGCCTCAGCACCACCGGACTACAACACTGATACTTCTATGTCTGCTGTTCTACTATCGGGGCCAAGATAG